One region of Bosea sp. 29B genomic DNA includes:
- a CDS encoding ABC transporter permease, translating into MLKYIFKRILVMIPTLFVTSVLIFTVINLPEGDYFETMVAEMQAQGEKADMSRVEFLKKEYGFDKPPAERYFWWVTGLLRGDMGYSFEYQLPVRDIVGDRLLLTMVVSFFTIIFTWIVAFPIGIYSATHQYSWGDYGLTFIGMLGLAIPHFLLALIFLYFANIWFGTSIGGLVDPQYLNQPMSWAKFKSVLEHLWIPVIIIGAGGTAGMIRKLRANLLDELQKQYYVTARAKGLPPGKALRKYPLRMALNFFISDIGDILPSIVSGAEIVAIVLSLQTTGPLLIRALQSQDMYLAGSFLMFLSFLTVIGVLISDIALAILDPRIRLQGTATK; encoded by the coding sequence CTGCTGAAGTACATCTTCAAGCGCATCCTGGTGATGATCCCGACGCTGTTCGTCACCAGCGTCCTGATCTTCACCGTGATCAACCTCCCCGAGGGCGACTATTTCGAGACGATGGTCGCCGAGATGCAGGCCCAGGGCGAGAAGGCGGATATGAGCCGCGTCGAGTTCCTGAAGAAGGAATACGGCTTCGACAAGCCACCGGCCGAGCGCTATTTCTGGTGGGTCACCGGCCTTCTGCGCGGCGATATGGGCTATTCCTTCGAGTACCAGTTGCCGGTGCGCGACATCGTCGGCGACCGCCTGTTGCTGACCATGGTGGTCTCCTTCTTCACCATCATCTTCACCTGGATCGTCGCTTTTCCGATCGGCATCTACTCAGCGACGCACCAGTACAGCTGGGGCGATTACGGCCTCACCTTCATCGGCATGCTCGGCCTCGCCATACCGCATTTCCTGCTGGCGCTGATCTTTCTCTATTTCGCCAATATCTGGTTCGGCACCTCGATCGGCGGCCTGGTCGACCCGCAATATCTCAACCAGCCGATGAGCTGGGCCAAGTTCAAGTCGGTGCTGGAGCACCTCTGGATTCCGGTGATCATCATCGGCGCCGGCGGCACCGCCGGCATGATCCGCAAGCTGCGCGCCAACCTGCTCGACGAACTGCAGAAGCAGTACTACGTCACCGCCCGCGCAAAGGGCCTGCCGCCGGGCAAGGCGCTGCGCAAATATCCGCTGCGCATGGCGCTCAACTTCTTCATCTCGGATATCGGCGACATCCTGCCCTCGATCGTCTCCGGCGCCGAGATCGTCGCGATCGTGCTCTCGCTGCAGACCACCGGCCCGCTGCTGATCCGGGCGCTGCAGAGCCAGGACATGTACCTCGCCGGCTCCTTCCTGATGTTCCTGTCCTTCCTGACCGTGATCGGCGTGCTGATCTCCGACATCGCGCTCGCCATTCTCGATCCGCGCATCCGCCTGCAGGGGACGGCGACCAAGTGA
- a CDS encoding extracellular solute-binding protein, which translates to MKKIDRRDVLKGLAVGAGAAVAMPALGGQAQAQSAGKVVVGTWGGDYARLLTKNIEDPLLKPKGLEVLQDQAGDAPRRAKMVAERRLPRGTVDIQGFSAANMFEMNEAGATETLDYSKIPNAKNLLPTMKYPYGIGHIYSGNVVIYNPKLISPAPTGFKDWLDPKWGNKIGFIDIQYQAIMIAASMAATNGASMNDIEKAKEVLLAVKKAGARVYPTNEAFAQAMKNEEVGISAIWKARVVQWQNAGIPCEAVSPVEGIPAYVSGFVIAKNAPNKDNAYAYMNAMLAKEPQEAFAVDMGYNGTVSGLSVAPDLQKRIGFTPEEEKRIKDLDYAFLAKNDSAMKEWWDKVFKG; encoded by the coding sequence ATGAAAAAAATCGACAGACGCGATGTCCTGAAAGGCCTGGCCGTCGGCGCTGGCGCCGCAGTAGCCATGCCTGCGCTCGGCGGGCAGGCGCAGGCGCAGTCGGCTGGCAAGGTCGTGGTCGGCACCTGGGGCGGCGACTATGCCCGCCTGCTGACCAAGAACATCGAGGACCCCCTGCTCAAGCCTAAAGGCCTCGAGGTGCTGCAGGACCAGGCCGGCGACGCACCGCGCCGCGCCAAGATGGTGGCTGAACGCCGCCTGCCGCGCGGCACGGTCGACATCCAGGGCTTCTCGGCCGCCAACATGTTCGAGATGAACGAGGCCGGCGCGACGGAGACCCTCGACTACTCGAAGATTCCGAACGCCAAGAACCTCCTGCCGACGATGAAGTATCCGTATGGCATCGGACACATCTATTCCGGCAACGTCGTCATCTATAATCCGAAGCTGATCAGCCCGGCCCCGACCGGCTTCAAGGACTGGCTCGACCCGAAATGGGGCAACAAGATCGGCTTCATCGACATCCAGTACCAGGCGATCATGATCGCCGCCTCGATGGCCGCCACCAATGGCGCCAGCATGAACGACATCGAGAAGGCCAAGGAGGTCCTGCTCGCGGTCAAGAAGGCCGGCGCGCGCGTCTACCCGACCAATGAGGCCTTCGCCCAGGCGATGAAGAACGAAGAGGTCGGCATCAGCGCGATCTGGAAGGCGCGCGTGGTGCAATGGCAGAACGCCGGCATCCCCTGCGAGGCGGTCTCGCCGGTCGAGGGCATCCCGGCCTATGTCTCCGGCTTCGTCATCGCCAAGAACGCGCCGAACAAGGACAACGCCTACGCCTATATGAACGCGATGCTGGCCAAGGAGCCGCAGGAGGCCTTCGCCGTCGACATGGGCTATAACGGCACGGTCTCCGGCCTTTCCGTCGCGCCCGACCTGCAAAAGCGCATCGGCTTCACGCCCGAGGAGGAGAAGCGCATCAAGGATCTCGACTACGCCTTCCTCGCCAAGAACGATTCGGCGATGAAGGAGTGGTGGGACAAGGTGTTCAAGGGGTGA
- a CDS encoding glycosyltransferase family 4 protein: MKIAFHTPLNRYGDGAPSGDRLMARQLVTLLEDLVHAVEIVPAERSFMREPDPVLLAAHKKAAQDVIAALTERWQAPKARPDLFFTYHCHYRAPDLIGPALVEHFALPYLIAEASDAQKRFTGPWAEAAALAREAILRADLHLCMTERDREGLSRLVPEPERLVDLPPFLLGVEDVPEHSVAPREGNEPVRLIAVAMMRQGNKAACYLFLARTLAHIADLPWTLTLIGDGPERSVIEAAFAGFPPGRIRFLGRRERAEILAELATHDLFVWPGLNEAYGVVYLEAQAAGLAVAALDSGGVPAVVARDRTALLAPHGDEAALAATIARLVKDSGLRARMGGAAQLFARQERNGDSARKILAGALDAAIARHGRRAPETVL, encoded by the coding sequence GTGAAGATCGCTTTCCACACGCCGCTGAACCGCTATGGCGACGGCGCCCCCTCCGGCGACCGGCTGATGGCGCGCCAGCTGGTGACGCTGCTGGAAGATCTCGTCCATGCTGTCGAGATCGTCCCGGCCGAGCGCAGCTTCATGCGCGAGCCCGACCCGGTGCTGCTCGCAGCTCACAAAAAAGCAGCGCAAGACGTGATCGCGGCGCTGACTGAGCGTTGGCAGGCGCCGAAAGCCCGGCCCGACCTGTTCTTCACCTATCACTGCCACTACCGCGCCCCGGACCTGATCGGCCCAGCCCTGGTCGAGCACTTCGCCCTGCCCTACCTGATTGCCGAAGCCAGCGATGCGCAGAAGCGCTTCACCGGCCCCTGGGCCGAGGCGGCGGCGCTCGCCCGCGAGGCGATCCTGCGCGCCGATCTGCATCTCTGCATGACCGAGCGCGACCGCGAAGGCCTGAGCCGGCTCGTCCCCGAGCCTGAGCGCCTGGTCGACCTGCCACCCTTCCTGCTCGGTGTCGAAGACGTTCCGGAGCACTCTGTCGCGCCTCGCGAGGGGAACGAACCGGTGCGCCTGATCGCCGTCGCGATGATGCGCCAGGGCAACAAGGCCGCCTGCTACCTCTTCCTCGCCCGCACGCTTGCCCACATCGCCGACCTGCCCTGGACACTGACGCTGATCGGCGATGGCCCCGAGCGTTCCGTCATCGAAGCCGCCTTTGCCGGCTTTCCGCCCGGTCGCATCCGCTTTCTCGGGCGGCGCGAGCGCGCCGAGATCCTCGCCGAACTCGCGACGCACGACCTCTTCGTCTGGCCGGGTCTGAACGAGGCCTACGGCGTCGTCTATCTCGAAGCGCAGGCGGCTGGGCTTGCCGTCGCGGCGTTGGACAGCGGCGGCGTGCCCGCCGTCGTGGCGCGCGATCGCACCGCACTACTCGCGCCTCATGGCGACGAGGCCGCGCTGGCGGCAACGATCGCGCGGCTGGTCAAAGATTCCGGCTTACGCGCCCGCATGGGCGGGGCGGCACAATTGTTCGCGCGCCAGGAACGGAATGGCGACAGCGCCCGCAAAATCCTCGCCGGCGCGCTGGACGCCGCCATCGCCCGGCATGGCCGCAGGGCCCCGGAGACCGTACTGTGA
- a CDS encoding glycosyltransferase, whose amino-acid sequence MGLSLIDDSGVRRPPCSPHAPRVLIYSHDTFGLGHIRRCRAIANSLVASYPHISVIIVSGSSMISSFQFGDGVDYVRIPGIEKQSDGRYLPHHLNLELADTIRLRTDLIKQTVLSFDPDIVIVDKEPIGLRGELIPSLEILRRRGARIVLGVRDVLDEPAKLHEEWRQSGALDALATIYDDIWVYGLDSIYRPLDGLPNQHLFASKIRYTGYLKRAVPSPMPPNRHPRITKGPFILVTPGGGGDGAGVIDWVISAYETDPTIELPALIVFGPFMSREKRKEFTERIAKLPKLESIGFEPRLELLMNRAHCVVAMGGYNTFCEILSFDKPALIVPRVRPRLEQAIRAERADSLRLIDVLFDPTQTGASARDPWQMAKALHALPKRLPPSQAFLPDLLDGLPAINRALADDLSPPVRGRALAQNAAAG is encoded by the coding sequence ATGGGCCTCAGTCTGATCGACGATAGCGGGGTGCGCCGCCCGCCATGCAGCCCGCATGCGCCGCGCGTCCTGATCTATAGCCACGACACCTTCGGTCTCGGTCATATCCGCCGTTGCCGGGCGATCGCCAATTCGCTCGTCGCGAGCTACCCTCATATATCAGTGATCATCGTCTCCGGCTCGTCGATGATCTCCAGTTTCCAGTTCGGCGACGGCGTCGACTATGTCCGTATTCCCGGCATCGAGAAGCAGAGCGACGGACGCTACCTGCCGCATCATCTCAATCTCGAGCTCGCCGATACGATCCGGCTGCGTACCGACCTGATCAAGCAGACGGTGCTCTCCTTCGACCCGGATATCGTCATCGTCGACAAGGAGCCGATCGGCCTGCGCGGCGAGCTCATTCCCTCGCTCGAAATCCTGCGCCGGCGCGGCGCCCGCATCGTGCTGGGTGTGCGCGACGTGCTCGACGAGCCGGCCAAGTTGCATGAGGAGTGGCGCCAGAGCGGCGCGCTCGACGCGCTCGCCACCATCTATGACGACATCTGGGTCTACGGGCTGGACAGCATCTACCGGCCGCTCGACGGACTGCCGAACCAGCACCTCTTCGCTAGCAAGATCCGCTATACCGGCTATCTCAAGCGCGCCGTGCCCTCGCCCATGCCGCCGAACCGGCATCCGCGCATCACCAAGGGCCCGTTCATCCTGGTGACGCCCGGCGGCGGCGGGGACGGCGCCGGCGTGATCGACTGGGTGATCTCGGCCTATGAGACCGACCCGACCATCGAGTTGCCGGCGCTGATCGTCTTCGGCCCATTCATGTCGCGTGAGAAGCGCAAGGAGTTCACCGAGCGCATCGCCAAGCTGCCGAAGCTGGAAAGCATCGGCTTCGAGCCGCGTCTCGAACTCTTGATGAACCGCGCCCACTGCGTCGTTGCCATGGGCGGCTACAATACCTTCTGCGAGATCCTCTCCTTCGACAAGCCGGCGCTGATCGTGCCGCGCGTCCGGCCTCGTCTCGAGCAGGCTATCCGGGCCGAGCGCGCCGACAGCCTGCGCCTGATCGACGTGCTGTTCGACCCGACCCAGACCGGCGCGAGCGCCCGCGATCCCTGGCAGATGGCCAAGGCGCTGCACGCGCTGCCCAAGCGCCTGCCGCCCTCGCAAGCCTTCCTGCCGGACCTGCTCGACGGGCTGCCGGCGATCAATCGGGCGCTGGCCGACGATCTCTCACCGCCGGTCCGTGGCCGGGCGCTGGCGCAGAACGCCGCCGCCGGCTAG
- a CDS encoding ABC transporter permease — protein MSLGRLALNSAATLSLGFILLPLFFVFWLAFFRQEIPSFPPEGYSLKWFQAAANNKPFVDGFLLSLQVGVSATLIGLVLGVPASLALMRHRIALGPAINTLLLLPLVMPGIVLGTSLYVFQIETEIATGLPVMGSAGGLVAAHSLVVIPWVVKLVTASLAGFDRTIEEAAQNLGAGPWTTFRRVTLPSIRPGLVAGSLFGFVTSFGNLEMSLFLVGPGRTTLPIAILQYLEWKIDPTVAAASVIQIVLIGAAMIITDRYVKLSRVV, from the coding sequence TTGAGCCTGGGACGGCTTGCGCTGAACAGCGCCGCCACGCTCTCGCTCGGCTTCATCCTGCTGCCGCTGTTCTTCGTCTTCTGGCTCGCCTTCTTCCGCCAGGAGATCCCCTCCTTCCCGCCGGAAGGCTATTCGCTGAAATGGTTCCAGGCGGCGGCGAACAACAAGCCCTTCGTCGACGGCTTCCTGCTCAGCCTTCAGGTCGGCGTATCAGCGACCCTGATCGGGCTCGTGCTCGGCGTGCCCGCCAGCCTCGCATTGATGCGCCATCGCATCGCGCTCGGGCCCGCGATCAACACGCTGCTGCTGCTGCCGCTGGTGATGCCGGGCATCGTGCTTGGCACCTCGCTCTACGTCTTCCAGATCGAGACCGAGATCGCGACCGGCCTGCCGGTGATGGGCTCGGCTGGCGGCCTCGTCGCCGCCCACAGCCTCGTCGTCATCCCTTGGGTGGTGAAGCTGGTCACCGCCAGCCTCGCCGGCTTCGACCGCACCATCGAGGAGGCCGCGCAGAATCTCGGTGCCGGTCCCTGGACGACCTTCCGACGCGTTACCTTGCCGAGCATCAGACCCGGCCTCGTCGCCGGCTCGCTGTTCGGTTTCGTCACCTCCTTCGGCAATCTCGAGATGAGCCTGTTCCTCGTCGGACCTGGGCGCACGACGCTGCCGATCGCGATCCTGCAATATCTCGAATGGAAGATCGATCCGACGGTCGCAGCCGCCTCGGTCATCCAGATCGTCCTGATCGGAGCGGCGATGATCATCACCGACCGTTACGTCAAGCTGAGCCGGGTGGTCTGA
- a CDS encoding ABC transporter permease — protein MSIAPEPVAGARTSLAGMLVVPATIFVAIGLIGPVAILFRYSLNQFIPGQFMVDGLTIENYVKFFTDGFYLNVLWRTVRVAVICTIVCLVMGFPLAYVLARTQSRFKNLLIMLVVLPLFVGNAVRAAGWMTAFGSKGALNASLMGLGLIDQPLEIMFTETAVIIGIIAVNLPFMVLTLQSVIEGINRNVEEAAFSLGAGPAAMFRRVLWPLAMPGILAGTILTFILAMNAYATPVLLGGPKFQTMGPLVYGQFAQQNNWPFGGAISFILMTATLLLTIVANLIVQRRYR, from the coding sequence GTGAGCATCGCCCCCGAACCTGTCGCGGGTGCCCGCACCAGCCTTGCCGGGATGCTCGTCGTCCCGGCGACGATCTTCGTCGCGATCGGGCTGATCGGCCCGGTTGCGATCCTGTTCCGCTATTCGCTCAACCAGTTCATCCCCGGCCAGTTCATGGTCGATGGGCTGACGATCGAGAACTACGTCAAGTTCTTCACCGACGGCTTCTATCTCAACGTGCTCTGGCGCACGGTCCGCGTCGCCGTGATCTGCACCATCGTCTGCCTCGTCATGGGCTTCCCGCTCGCCTATGTGCTGGCGCGCACGCAGAGCCGCTTCAAGAACCTCCTGATCATGCTGGTGGTGCTGCCGCTTTTCGTCGGCAACGCCGTGCGCGCCGCCGGCTGGATGACCGCCTTCGGCAGCAAGGGCGCGCTCAACGCCTCGCTGATGGGTCTTGGCCTGATCGACCAGCCGCTCGAGATCATGTTCACCGAGACCGCCGTGATCATCGGCATCATCGCGGTCAACCTGCCCTTCATGGTGCTGACGCTGCAGAGCGTGATCGAGGGCATCAACCGCAATGTCGAGGAAGCCGCCTTCAGCCTCGGCGCCGGGCCGGCGGCAATGTTCCGCCGCGTGCTCTGGCCGCTCGCCATGCCCGGCATCCTCGCCGGCACGATCCTGACCTTCATCCTGGCGATGAACGCTTATGCCACGCCGGTCCTGCTCGGCGGCCCGAAATTCCAGACCATGGGTCCGCTGGTCTACGGCCAGTTCGCCCAGCAGAACAACTGGCCCTTCGGCGGCGCGATCTCCTTCATCCTGATGACGGCGACGCTGCTGCTCACGATCGTCGCCAACCTGATCGTGCAGCGACGCTATCGTTGA
- a CDS encoding polysaccharide deacetylase family protein: MTEDAPWSALFAELDRWVAAGKRLDLWLRDDDATAPSDQLDRLAALAGRFTIPVLLASIPLLAQEALAKRLDTAPLLQPCQHGAWHRSYAPAGEKKNEFGLHRPLPEILAEIALGQERLRELFGSRFLPVFVPPWNRIHPDVAAELPGLGFTGLSCFRNFALGPAGGPRLVNTDLDLIDWHNGRVGRQPGDLLAEMVQTLAIRRTSPESSQPFGLLLHHHDHDSAAWDFLSNLLERLSGHAAVAFSSPDALFGAATNLATDLD, from the coding sequence GTGACCGAGGATGCGCCCTGGTCCGCCCTCTTCGCCGAGCTCGACCGGTGGGTCGCCGCCGGCAAACGCCTCGATCTCTGGCTGCGCGACGACGACGCGACTGCTCCCAGCGACCAGCTCGACCGGCTCGCAGCCCTTGCCGGGCGCTTCACGATCCCTGTGCTGCTCGCCTCGATCCCGCTGCTGGCACAGGAAGCGCTGGCGAAACGCCTCGATACCGCCCCCCTTCTCCAGCCCTGCCAGCATGGCGCCTGGCATCGCAGCTATGCCCCGGCCGGCGAGAAGAAGAACGAGTTCGGCCTGCACCGGCCGCTTCCGGAGATTCTCGCCGAGATCGCCCTCGGCCAAGAGCGCCTGCGCGAGCTGTTCGGCAGCCGCTTCCTTCCGGTCTTCGTGCCCCCTTGGAACCGCATCCATCCCGATGTCGCCGCGGAACTGCCCGGGCTCGGCTTCACCGGCCTGTCCTGCTTCCGCAATTTCGCGCTCGGGCCGGCCGGCGGCCCTCGCCTCGTCAACACCGATCTCGACCTGATCGACTGGCACAATGGCCGCGTCGGCCGGCAGCCCGGCGACCTCCTGGCCGAGATGGTCCAAACGCTCGCCATTCGCCGCACGAGCCCGGAATCGAGCCAGCCTTTCGGCTTGCTACTGCACCATCACGATCATGACAGCGCGGCCTGGGACTTCCTCTCGAATCTGCTGGAGCGGCTCTCCGGTCACGCAGCTGTCGCATTCTCCAGCCCCGATGCACTCTTCGGCGCTGCAACAAACTTGGCAACAGACTTGGATTGA
- a CDS encoding ABC transporter permease yields the protein MPPAPQASEPLPHRWSTAPFEPYAIEKMSPEQERVYLAPQWKLMWWKFRKHRLAVISGVVILLMYLSVAICEFLAPYHYTTRNTDFIRAPRQELHLFHEGSFVGPFVYPYVQRLNMENLKREYDVDETRPQKLRFFCRADNYEFWGLIPGNLHLICPPEGGTLYLLGTDRLGRDMFSRILYGGRISLTIGLLGVSVSFVLGIIIGGIAGYYGGKVDLIVQRVIEIVQSLPHIPLWLALGAIMPPSWSPLLVYFGITVILGLMDWTGLARAVRSKLLALREEDYVVAAQLMGAKPARIIGLHLVPGFMSHLIAAATITIPKTILGETALSFLGLGLRPPITSWGVMLNEAQNINVVALYPWLLYPCVPVIVIILAFNFLGDGLRDAADPYR from the coding sequence ATGCCTCCCGCCCCACAGGCTTCCGAGCCGCTGCCGCATCGCTGGTCGACCGCGCCGTTCGAGCCCTATGCGATCGAGAAGATGTCGCCCGAGCAGGAGCGGGTCTATCTCGCGCCGCAATGGAAGCTGATGTGGTGGAAATTCCGCAAGCACAGGCTCGCGGTGATCTCCGGCGTCGTCATCCTGCTGATGTACCTGTCGGTCGCGATCTGCGAGTTCCTGGCGCCCTATCACTACACGACGCGCAACACCGACTTCATCCGCGCCCCGCGGCAGGAGCTGCATCTCTTCCACGAGGGCAGCTTCGTCGGGCCCTTCGTCTATCCGTATGTCCAGCGCCTCAACATGGAGAACCTGAAGCGCGAATATGACGTCGACGAAACCAGGCCGCAGAAGCTCCGCTTCTTCTGCCGCGCCGACAATTACGAGTTCTGGGGCCTCATCCCCGGCAATCTCCACCTGATCTGCCCGCCCGAGGGCGGCACGCTCTATCTGCTCGGCACCGACCGGCTCGGGCGCGACATGTTCTCGCGCATCCTCTATGGCGGGCGGATCTCGCTGACCATCGGCCTGCTCGGCGTCAGCGTCTCCTTCGTGCTCGGCATCATCATCGGCGGCATCGCCGGCTACTATGGCGGCAAGGTCGATCTCATCGTCCAGCGCGTCATCGAGATCGTGCAGTCGCTGCCGCATATCCCGCTCTGGCTTGCGCTGGGGGCGATCATGCCGCCCTCCTGGAGCCCGTTGCTGGTCTATTTCGGCATCACCGTGATCCTCGGGCTGATGGACTGGACCGGGCTCGCCCGCGCCGTCCGCTCGAAACTGCTGGCGCTGCGCGAGGAGGATTATGTCGTCGCCGCCCAGCTGATGGGCGCCAAGCCGGCCCGCATCATCGGCCTGCATCTCGTGCCCGGCTTCATGAGCCATCTCATCGCCGCCGCGACGATCACCATTCCCAAGACGATCCTTGGCGAGACTGCGCTGTCCTTCCTCGGCCTCGGCCTGCGCCCCCCGATCACCAGCTGGGGCGTGATGCTGAACGAAGCGCAGAACATCAACGTCGTCGCGCTCTATCCTTGGCTGCTCTACCCTTGCGTCCCGGTGATCGTCATCATCCTCGCCTTCAACTTCCTCGGCGACGGCCTGCGCGATGCGGCCGATCCGTATCGCTGA
- a CDS encoding ABC transporter ATP-binding protein, whose amino-acid sequence MARLSINHLRKVYGEFTAVDNCSIDIAEGEFLVLLGPSGCGKTTTLRMVAGFIQPTAGKITIGERDVTNLPPWKRNCGLVFQSYALFPHMTVAENVAFGLEMRKIAPADRGPRVTEALRLVRLTGLDERYPRQLSGGQQQRVALARALAVEPDVLLLDEPLSNLDAKLRQEVRVEIRDLQRKLGLTTIMVTHDQEEALTMADRLVVMEKGKVRQIGTQRELYERPADRFVAGFIGRSAFLDGAMAEAGRFRSGGGLDIHCKGDAAGAATLALRPERLAIGAEAEACANRFPARVEHVSYLGALLDIDVRLTEQDRILLQVPNRQGAAEPKPGDMITIGWAEDAGLVYPREPKA is encoded by the coding sequence ATGGCCAGATTGTCGATCAACCATTTGCGCAAGGTCTATGGCGAGTTCACCGCCGTCGACAATTGCAGCATCGACATCGCCGAAGGCGAGTTCCTCGTCCTGCTCGGCCCCTCCGGCTGCGGCAAGACCACGACCCTGCGCATGGTCGCCGGCTTCATCCAGCCGACGGCGGGCAAGATCACCATCGGCGAGCGCGATGTCACCAACCTGCCGCCCTGGAAGCGTAATTGCGGCCTGGTCTTCCAGTCCTATGCGCTGTTCCCGCATATGACGGTCGCCGAAAACGTCGCCTTCGGCCTGGAGATGCGCAAGATCGCGCCGGCCGACCGCGGCCCTCGCGTCACCGAGGCCTTGCGGCTCGTACGCCTGACCGGTCTCGACGAGCGCTATCCGCGCCAGCTCTCCGGCGGCCAGCAGCAGCGCGTTGCGCTTGCCCGCGCGCTCGCCGTGGAGCCCGATGTCCTGCTGCTCGACGAGCCGCTCTCCAATCTCGACGCCAAATTGCGCCAGGAGGTCCGCGTCGAGATCCGCGACCTGCAACGCAAGCTCGGCCTGACCACGATCATGGTCACGCACGACCAGGAGGAGGCCCTCACCATGGCCGACCGGCTGGTGGTGATGGAAAAGGGCAAGGTCCGCCAGATCGGCACGCAGCGCGAGCTCTACGAGAGGCCCGCCGACCGCTTCGTCGCCGGCTTCATCGGCCGCAGCGCCTTCCTCGACGGCGCCATGGCCGAGGCCGGACGCTTCCGCAGCGGCGGCGGCCTCGATATCCACTGCAAAGGGGATGCGGCAGGTGCGGCGACGCTGGCGCTGCGGCCCGAACGCCTCGCCATCGGTGCGGAAGCGGAAGCTTGCGCCAACCGCTTCCCGGCCCGGGTCGAGCACGTCTCCTATCTCGGAGCGCTGCTCGACATCGATGTCCGGCTGACCGAGCAGGACCGCATACTGCTGCAGGTGCCCAACCGCCAGGGCGCGGCCGAGCCGAAACCGGGCGACATGATCACGATAGGCTGGGCCGAAGACGCCGGGCTCGTCTATCCGCGCGAGCCGAAGGCATGA
- a CDS encoding amidohydrolase family protein → MTQILFRNFAMLEPDRGELRKGYELLVEGELIREVSDKPIKADKATVIDCGGRTLMPGLIDSHVHVMLSEVSIPLLEKVPLTLATARAARLMKGMIDRGFTAVRDTGGADWGIKEAVEKGDVPGPRLFIAGAAIGPTGGHSDPRRRTDFGARCHCCNAMAFTMNVSDGVSSVIKSTREQMRLGADHIKIMMSGGVASPYDPLDSMQFTVEEVTAAVTEAKAFGRYVCAHAYTPEAITRAAQCGVRAIEHGNLIDEASAKLMAENNMFLTANLVAYYAMRERAAEFGMNADMLAKNDLVIDGGLKSLEICKRAGVPVAYGSDLLGQLQVDQSREFLLRREVLSPIEIIRSATTIGAQLLRMEGKLGTLRAGAYADIILVDGDPLKSLELFQDQGAKLPVIMKGGAFHKNTLH, encoded by the coding sequence ATGACGCAGATCCTGTTCCGCAATTTCGCGATGCTGGAGCCCGATCGCGGCGAGCTGCGCAAGGGCTATGAGCTGCTTGTCGAAGGCGAGCTGATCCGCGAGGTCTCCGACAAGCCGATCAAGGCCGACAAGGCCACCGTGATCGATTGCGGCGGGCGCACCCTCATGCCCGGGCTGATCGACAGCCATGTCCACGTCATGCTCTCGGAAGTCTCGATCCCGCTGCTCGAAAAGGTCCCGCTGACGCTGGCCACCGCCCGTGCCGCCCGGTTGATGAAGGGCATGATCGACCGGGGCTTCACCGCGGTGCGCGACACCGGCGGCGCCGACTGGGGCATCAAGGAAGCGGTCGAGAAGGGCGATGTCCCCGGCCCACGCCTGTTCATCGCCGGTGCCGCGATCGGCCCGACCGGCGGCCATAGCGACCCGCGCCGGCGCACCGATTTCGGCGCGCGCTGCCATTGCTGCAATGCCATGGCCTTTACGATGAACGTCTCCGACGGCGTCTCCTCCGTCATCAAGTCGACGCGCGAGCAGATGCGGCTCGGGGCCGACCACATCAAGATCATGATGTCGGGCGGCGTCGCCTCGCCTTACGACCCGCTCGACTCGATGCAGTTCACGGTCGAGGAGGTCACGGCCGCCGTCACCGAGGCCAAGGCCTTCGGCCGCTATGTCTGCGCCCATGCCTATACGCCCGAAGCCATCACTCGCGCCGCGCAGTGCGGCGTGCGCGCCATCGAGCACGGCAATCTGATCGACGAGGCCTCGGCGAAGCTGATGGCTGAGAACAACATGTTCCTGACCGCCAACCTCGTCGCCTACTATGCGATGCGCGAGCGCGCCGCCGAGTTCGGCATGAATGCCGACATGCTCGCCAAGAACGACCTTGTCATCGATGGCGGGCTGAAGTCGCTGGAGATCTGCAAGCGCGCCGGCGTGCCGGTCGCCTATGGCTCGGACCTGCTCGGCCAGCTCCAGGTCGACCAGTCGCGCGAATTCCTGCTGCGCCGCGAGGTGCTGTCGCCGATCGAGATCATCCGCTCGGCCACCACCATCGGCGCGCAATTGCTACGCATGGAAGGCAAGCTCGGCACGCTACGTGCAGGGGCTTATGCGGACATCATCCTGGTCGACGGCGATCCGCTGAAGAGCCTGGAGCTGTTCCAGGATCAGGGCGCGAAGCTGCCTGTGATCATGAAGGGTGGCGCCTTCCACAAGAATACGCTCCATTGA
- a CDS encoding twin transmembrane helix small protein produces the protein MNVSSAIVPIAVGAVAVVLLLGLVNMLRGGSANTSQRLMRLRVVLQFIAILVILGVLWWRAG, from the coding sequence ATGAACGTCTCCTCCGCCATCGTCCCGATCGCCGTCGGCGCCGTTGCCGTCGTGCTGCTGCTCGGCCTGGTCAACATGCTGCGCGGCGGCAGTGCCAACACCTCGCAGAGGCTGATGCGGCTGCGTGTGGTGCTGCAGTTCATCGCGATCCTGGTGATCCTCGGCGTGCTCTGGTGGCGTGCCGGCTGA